A single Roseinatronobacter monicus DNA region contains:
- the bchC gene encoding chlorophyll synthesis pathway protein BchC yields the protein MQTDAIILSEPRQLALGQVGLKPAGPGDLVVRIAQSGISTGTEKLFWSGEMPPFPGMGYPLVPGYEATGEVIEAGRETGFKPGERVFVPGANCFQPSEQGPVFGLFGGAARHLVTDAKRVTRIDPGMGAEGALLALAATARHAVAGPNATPPDLIVGHGVLGRLIARITIAMGAPAPQVWDTNPSRLAGAQGYDVCLPQDDSRRDYTCIMDASGAEDLLDQLIGRVAKGGEVVLAGFYTKPLQFSFVPAFMREARLRVAAEWQPDDLIATRDLIEASALSLGGLITHHANTADAARAYETAFSNPDCLKMILDWEAHS from the coding sequence GTGCAGACTGACGCCATCATCCTTTCCGAACCGCGCCAGCTTGCCTTGGGTCAGGTCGGCCTGAAGCCAGCAGGGCCGGGCGATCTGGTCGTCAGGATTGCGCAGTCGGGTATTTCCACAGGCACCGAAAAACTGTTCTGGTCCGGTGAGATGCCGCCCTTTCCGGGCATGGGCTATCCGCTGGTGCCGGGATACGAGGCGACGGGCGAAGTGATCGAGGCGGGCCGCGAGACGGGCTTCAAGCCCGGCGAGCGGGTGTTCGTGCCGGGGGCCAATTGTTTCCAACCCTCAGAACAGGGGCCGGTATTCGGACTGTTCGGCGGGGCCGCACGCCATCTGGTGACCGATGCCAAAAGGGTCACACGCATTGATCCCGGCATGGGGGCCGAGGGCGCGCTTCTGGCGCTGGCCGCGACCGCGCGCCATGCCGTGGCCGGGCCGAATGCCACACCGCCTGATCTGATTGTCGGACACGGCGTTCTGGGTCGTCTGATCGCGCGCATCACCATCGCAATGGGGGCACCCGCACCGCAGGTCTGGGATACCAATCCAAGCCGACTGGCCGGGGCGCAAGGTTATGATGTTTGCCTGCCTCAGGATGACAGCCGCCGCGACTATACCTGCATCATGGACGCCTCGGGTGCCGAAGATCTGCTGGACCAGTTGATCGGACGTGTCGCCAAGGGCGGCGAAGTGGTGCTGGCGGGGTTCTACACGAAACCGCTGCAATTTTCTTTTGTTCCTGCTTTCATGCGCGAGGCGCGCTTGCGCGTCGCCGCTGAATGGCAGCCTGACGATCTGATCGCCACGCGCGATCTGATAGAGGCAAGCGCCCTGTCGCTGGGGGGGCTGATCACGCATCACGCCAATACAGCCGACGCGGCGCGCGCCTATGAGACTGCTTTCAGCAACCCTGATTGCCTTAAAATGATCTTGGACTGGGAGGCCCATTCATGA
- a CDS encoding chlorophyllide a reductase iron protein subunit X encodes MTLDIPNLKDFDKRLREEAHEEPSLEVPQSEPTKHTQIIAIYGKGGIGKSFTLANLSCMMAEMGKRVLLIGCDPKSDTTSLLFAGKACPTIIETSTRKKLAGEEVAIGDVCYKRNGVFAMELGGPEVGRGCGGRGIIHGFELLEKLGFHDWDFDYVLLDFLGDVVCGGFGLPIARDMAQKVILVASNDLQSLYVANNVCSAVEYFRKMGGNVGVAGLVINKDDGTGEAQAFANSVQIPVLATIPANDDLRKKSANYQIVGTADSQWGSLFAGLADAVGIAPPVRPEPLTQDGLLALFDSKDTGGDVVLEPATDADMRGKNAVVKASLEVVYDDA; translated from the coding sequence ATGACCCTCGACATCCCGAACCTAAAGGATTTCGACAAGCGCCTGCGCGAAGAAGCCCATGAGGAGCCGTCACTCGAAGTGCCGCAGAGTGAGCCTACGAAACACACCCAGATCATTGCGATCTATGGCAAAGGCGGCATCGGCAAAAGCTTCACGCTGGCCAATCTGTCGTGCATGATGGCGGAAATGGGCAAGCGCGTGCTGCTGATCGGGTGCGATCCGAAATCCGACACGACCAGCCTGCTGTTCGCAGGCAAGGCCTGCCCGACCATCATCGAGACCTCGACCCGCAAAAAGCTGGCTGGCGAAGAAGTGGCGATTGGCGATGTCTGCTACAAGCGCAACGGCGTTTTTGCGATGGAACTGGGCGGCCCGGAAGTCGGGCGCGGTTGCGGCGGGCGCGGGATTATCCACGGGTTCGAACTGCTGGAAAAACTCGGCTTCCACGACTGGGATTTCGACTATGTGCTCTTGGATTTCTTGGGCGACGTGGTCTGCGGCGGCTTCGGCCTGCCGATTGCGCGCGACATGGCGCAGAAGGTGATCCTTGTCGCCTCGAACGACCTTCAGTCGCTGTATGTGGCGAACAATGTCTGCTCGGCGGTTGAATATTTCCGCAAGATGGGGGGCAATGTCGGTGTGGCCGGGCTGGTCATTAACAAGGATGACGGCACGGGCGAGGCGCAGGCCTTCGCCAATTCCGTTCAGATCCCGGTGCTGGCCACGATCCCGGCAAATGATGATCTGCGCAAGAAATCCGCGAATTACCAGATTGTCGGCACGGCTGACAGCCAATGGGGCTCTCTGTTTGCCGGACTGGCCGATGCCGTGGGCATTGCGCCCCCCGTGCGCCCTGAACCCCTGACGCAAGATGGTTTGCTGGCGCTGTTCGACAGCAAGGATACCGGCGGCGATGTCGTGCTGGAACCTGCAACCGATGCGGATATGCGCGGCAAGAATGCGGTTGTGAAGGCGTCGCTGGAAGTGGTGTATGACGATGCCTGA